One part of the [Pantoea] beijingensis genome encodes these proteins:
- a CDS encoding ABC transporter substrate-binding protein translates to MKKLTLSILAAAVASLSHYASAVTIRMECPTSPGGKDYCSYVKARFEKTTGDTLEFVELPAASDEKLALLQQLFAAKDEKAVDVFQSDTIWIGLLDKHTLDLTDEFGKTRDRYFKGAWNNDTLNGRLKALPFYLDVGMLYYRKDLLEKYQEQPPKTWEELTRIATKIQDEERKSGRNNFWGMVFQGKSYEGLTCNALEWINSSGGGTFVDEKGNITINNPQAAKILDLAASWIGKITPKGALGYKEEESRAVFQNGDALFMRNWPYAYQLSQGDDSPLRDKVGIMPLPSGEGGESSATLGGWQWSVNANTQNKAAVYALLKIVADDDAQKVALKTMGFTPSNPALYKDKEVLATAPQLALFAPVFDAAIARPATPTRAQYPKVSNAIFNQVFQVLNGNANGQNAVVALEKRLQRIKGQQWR, encoded by the coding sequence ATGAAAAAATTAACATTGAGTATCTTAGCTGCTGCTGTCGCCAGCCTCTCCCATTATGCCAGCGCAGTGACTATACGAATGGAATGTCCGACTTCGCCAGGCGGCAAAGACTACTGCAGTTATGTGAAAGCGCGTTTCGAAAAAACCACCGGTGACACGCTCGAATTTGTTGAACTCCCCGCCGCTTCCGATGAAAAACTGGCTCTGTTACAGCAATTGTTTGCGGCGAAAGATGAAAAAGCCGTGGATGTATTTCAATCCGATACCATCTGGATTGGCCTGCTGGACAAACATACACTCGATTTAACCGATGAATTTGGTAAGACCCGTGACCGCTATTTTAAAGGTGCCTGGAATAACGATACCTTAAACGGGCGGCTGAAAGCGCTACCGTTCTACCTCGACGTCGGCATGCTTTATTATCGCAAAGATTTGCTGGAAAAATATCAGGAACAACCGCCGAAAACATGGGAAGAACTCACCCGCATTGCCACTAAAATTCAGGATGAAGAACGCAAGAGCGGACGCAATAATTTCTGGGGCATGGTATTTCAGGGGAAATCGTACGAGGGGTTAACCTGTAATGCCCTTGAATGGATTAACTCCAGCGGCGGCGGCACTTTTGTCGATGAGAAGGGCAACATCACCATTAATAATCCACAGGCTGCAAAAATACTGGATCTTGCCGCCAGTTGGATTGGCAAGATTACGCCCAAAGGCGCGCTAGGTTATAAAGAAGAAGAATCGCGCGCGGTGTTCCAGAATGGTGATGCGCTATTTATGCGTAACTGGCCTTACGCATATCAGCTATCGCAAGGGGATGACAGTCCGCTGAGAGATAAAGTGGGTATTATGCCACTGCCGTCGGGTGAAGGAGGAGAGTCCAGTGCAACGCTGGGTGGCTGGCAGTGGTCGGTCAATGCCAATACCCAGAATAAGGCCGCAGTCTATGCTCTGTTAAAAATTGTTGCGGATGATGACGCGCAAAAAGTGGCGTTGAAAACGATGGGCTTTACCCCGTCAAATCCGGCACTGTACAAAGATAAAGAGGTGCTGGCCACCGCGCCTCAGCTGGCACTGTTTGCGCCAGTGTTTGACGCCGCCATTGCCCGCCCGGCAACCCCGACCAGAGCGCAGTATCCGAAAGTCTCTAACGCAATTTTCAATCAGGTATTCCAGGTTCTGAACGGTAATGCCAATGGCCAGAACGCCGTTGTCGCCCTGGAAAAACGTCTGCAGCGTATTAAGGGTCAACAATGGCGTTGA
- a CDS encoding LysR family transcriptional regulator produces MDKFLRQFIEVATFNNVSHAANKLCLSQPTLTHNMKKLEESLGVVLFERLPNGIKLTSYGELLLEQARMMQRIYDNTLIKMEIIKVRQEQSLRIGTGHAWWFIFMKAMFVAHRQRYSNANMHFELGNHLWLMDLLLSGDIDLFIGHEIEGLNPKTGMLFLPLFSTVNSIYARRDHPLFTLNRPLTLEQLLPYPYMELTPDALRHQHLVEDLQPKKHERKLLHLTDRILYSANSMMAALDMLQDSDAVMPYPTSMAPWFSRYNIASLPMTRASKREMVGVYIMAENAETPHISQAIALIRQHVQLHLHELERDPEKAPTSAAKTSTTGNVSPRRGR; encoded by the coding sequence GTGGACAAATTTCTGCGCCAGTTTATTGAAGTGGCAACTTTCAACAATGTGAGTCACGCAGCAAACAAACTTTGTCTGAGCCAGCCAACGCTGACGCACAACATGAAGAAACTGGAAGAGAGCCTCGGCGTGGTGTTATTTGAGCGTCTCCCCAACGGTATTAAGCTGACGTCCTACGGCGAATTGTTGCTGGAACAGGCGAGAATGATGCAGCGTATTTATGATAATACCCTGATTAAAATGGAGATTATTAAGGTCCGCCAGGAACAAAGCCTGCGTATTGGTACCGGCCATGCCTGGTGGTTTATATTTATGAAAGCGATGTTTGTCGCGCACCGCCAGCGCTACAGCAATGCCAATATGCATTTTGAGCTTGGCAACCATCTCTGGCTGATGGATTTACTGCTCAGTGGGGATATCGATCTGTTTATCGGCCATGAAATTGAAGGGTTAAATCCCAAAACAGGCATGCTGTTTTTACCGTTGTTCAGTACCGTTAACAGCATTTATGCGCGGCGTGATCATCCGCTCTTTACGCTTAATCGTCCGCTCACGCTGGAGCAGTTGCTACCTTATCCTTATATGGAACTGACACCGGATGCGCTGCGCCATCAGCATCTGGTTGAGGATCTTCAACCGAAAAAGCATGAGCGGAAGCTGCTACATTTGACCGACCGTATCCTCTATTCCGCGAATTCCATGATGGCCGCGTTGGATATGCTACAGGACTCTGATGCGGTAATGCCCTATCCGACGAGCATGGCACCCTGGTTTAGCCGCTACAACATCGCGTCATTGCCGATGACCAGAGCCAGTAAACGCGAAATGGTCGGGGTATATATCATGGCTGAGAATGCGGAAACACCTCATATATCACAGGCCATTGCGCTAATCCGTCAGCATGTGCAACTGCATTTGCATGAGCTGGAGCGCGACCCGGAAAAAGCACCGACATCTGCAGCGAAAACATCAACCACCGGCAACGTATCGCCTCGGCGTGGACGCTGA
- a CDS encoding oxalate decarboxylase family bicupin, which translates to MNPITRRNFMAFAAGGTVALAAGKVHAHEKPIAQPWNGQRGGTDPGPHNSLREKENPDIVNPPATDSGTLPNLRFSFSDSHVRKGSGGWTRQVTQRELGISTTIAGVDMRLNTGGIRELHWHKEGEWAYMLYGKARITALDVDGSGFIDDVSKGDLWYFPPGVPHSIQGLGPDGCEFLLAFDSGNFDEDSTFLLSDWFKHVPPDILAKNFGVPADTFSKLPSPQDEYIFSGKTPGDLRHDAIADAPKSTRAFSHRMLAQTPITLKGGTVRITDSSTFKISKTIAAALVELQPGAMRELHWHPNNDEWQYYLEGQGRMGVFASSGQARTFDFQAGDVGYVPFAMGHYIENTGGKPLIFLELFKSDHYADISLNQWLASTPPALVKQHLQLDDTFMQALNKNKTPIVGG; encoded by the coding sequence ATGAATCCGATAACCCGTCGCAATTTTATGGCCTTTGCCGCCGGAGGAACCGTTGCTCTGGCCGCAGGTAAAGTTCATGCGCATGAAAAGCCGATAGCGCAACCATGGAATGGCCAACGAGGTGGCACTGACCCTGGCCCACACAATTCTCTTCGCGAAAAGGAAAACCCGGATATCGTCAATCCCCCAGCGACCGATAGCGGAACGTTACCAAACCTACGTTTTTCGTTTAGCGATTCGCACGTGCGTAAAGGAAGCGGTGGCTGGACGCGTCAGGTCACCCAGCGTGAGCTGGGGATTTCCACAACCATCGCCGGAGTGGATATGCGTCTGAATACCGGCGGTATTCGCGAGTTACATTGGCATAAAGAAGGTGAATGGGCGTATATGCTCTACGGTAAGGCTCGTATCACCGCGCTTGATGTTGACGGCAGTGGGTTTATCGACGATGTCAGCAAAGGCGATCTGTGGTATTTCCCCCCCGGTGTGCCGCACTCAATACAGGGGTTAGGACCGGACGGCTGCGAATTTTTGCTGGCCTTCGATAGCGGAAATTTCGATGAGGACAGTACCTTTCTGTTAAGTGATTGGTTTAAACACGTTCCACCGGACATTCTGGCAAAAAACTTCGGCGTACCTGCGGATACCTTTAGCAAACTGCCCTCGCCGCAAGATGAATACATCTTTTCCGGGAAAACACCGGGGGATTTGCGTCACGATGCGATTGCCGATGCACCGAAATCAACGCGGGCTTTTAGCCACCGTATGCTGGCGCAAACGCCGATTACGCTGAAAGGAGGAACGGTGCGTATTACGGATTCCTCAACCTTCAAAATCTCTAAGACGATAGCCGCCGCGCTGGTGGAATTACAGCCTGGCGCCATGCGTGAATTGCACTGGCATCCTAACAATGATGAGTGGCAGTACTATCTCGAAGGACAAGGTAGGATGGGCGTCTTTGCCTCTTCCGGCCAGGCCAGAACCTTTGATTTTCAGGCCGGTGACGTGGGCTATGTCCCCTTTGCTATGGGGCACTACATCGAAAACACTGGCGGTAAGCCGCTGATTTTTCTGGAACTATTCAAAAGCGATCACTATGCAGATATTTCACTTAATCAATGGCTGGCTTCAACGCCGCCAGCGTTAGTGAAGCAGCATTTACAACTGGATGATACGTTTATGCAGGCGCTAAATAAGAATAAAACGCCGATCGTAGGGGGATAA
- a CDS encoding LysR family transcriptional regulator gives MKIDVDISFRKLEIFMAFMINGNIARTAESLGLSGVSVHRALHSLEESVRCPLFIHKGRNLQPLPAAMTLLEYTRDALSLMERGIEETRKKAGVGQGRIRLGTLYSLTLETIPKLIMGMKLRRPELEMDLTMGSNEVLLSKLEDGLLDAIILSVSDSQIDRNYHEVLPLFEDDIYLAAPVGSGLDSSKPADLRDFRQQKFVSLAEGFATYNGFREAFNIAGFQPDIVMRVNDIFSMLSLVQAGVGFTLLPGRMKKVYENAVQLVPLGLPYQMRQTLAIVFDRNREHDPNLLALAAEGRMYARKNAFNAPDVPVVPA, from the coding sequence ATGAAAATTGATGTCGATATCAGCTTCCGAAAACTTGAAATATTTATGGCATTCATGATCAACGGAAATATCGCCCGAACTGCAGAAAGCCTGGGGTTAAGCGGTGTTAGCGTGCATCGCGCACTGCACTCGCTGGAAGAGAGTGTTCGCTGTCCGTTGTTCATCCATAAAGGCCGCAATCTGCAGCCGCTACCTGCGGCGATGACGTTGCTGGAATACACGCGGGATGCGTTGTCCCTTATGGAGCGAGGCATAGAGGAAACACGGAAAAAAGCGGGCGTCGGGCAGGGGCGTATTCGCCTTGGCACCCTCTATTCTCTGACGCTGGAAACCATCCCCAAGCTGATTATGGGCATGAAATTACGCCGCCCGGAGCTGGAGATGGATTTGACCATGGGGTCGAACGAGGTGTTATTAAGCAAGCTGGAAGATGGCCTACTGGATGCGATTATTCTCTCTGTGAGCGACAGCCAGATCGACCGCAATTATCATGAGGTTTTGCCGCTGTTCGAGGATGATATATACCTCGCGGCACCGGTAGGCTCTGGCCTGGATAGTAGTAAGCCCGCCGACTTACGGGATTTTCGCCAGCAAAAATTTGTCTCGCTGGCAGAGGGGTTTGCCACCTATAACGGTTTCAGGGAGGCTTTTAATATTGCCGGTTTTCAACCGGATATTGTGATGCGGGTAAACGATATTTTCTCCATGCTGAGTCTGGTTCAGGCCGGGGTGGGGTTTACCCTGTTACCCGGCCGCATGAAGAAAGTTTATGAGAACGCTGTGCAGTTGGTTCCGCTTGGGCTGCCTTACCAGATGCGACAAACGCTGGCTATCGTATTCGATCGTAACCGCGAACATGATCCAAACCTGCTGGCTCTCGCGGCTGAAGGGCGCATGTATGCACGGAAAAACGCCTTTAACGCGCCAGACGTGCCCGTTGTGCCAGCGTAA